The following proteins are encoded in a genomic region of Magnolia sinica isolate HGM2019 chromosome 1, MsV1, whole genome shotgun sequence:
- the LOC131246303 gene encoding serine/threonine-protein kinase 1-like, whose product MKLRERQLRVDRDMEENQDPLDLLSIGNMAQISDDDEDPLYEWVKSADLDDAEGGPAPQVAEGAAALGIDVDQVVEEQKADTDSFDPLVRSSARSNQGEEASSRPPPHHQVVVSDDDDETQPPLDTGPGDDDDDDDGDEGGDRGTDTSIGGTSRGGGGSGGGYTTAQSQRSVGQFTEEQSFDHATQDGDHGSRPPSRARASEPRYMFERRSKKKAGRAAADALTRSLSSMDISSDQGSSTSVPPYAYGGYHGYDHDSCDIQSCSSTHGYRQPEDSSSSHDPLTGGYSGNPYD is encoded by the coding sequence atgaagttaagagagagaCAGTTGCGGGTAGACCGAGACATGGAGGAAAATCAAGACCCGTTAGACCTATTGTCTATAGGTAACATGGCACAGAtaagtgatgatgatgaggacccactttatgagtgggtcaaatcagctgatttagatgatgcggaGGGAGGCCCTGCTCCACAGGTAGCCGAGGGAGCAGCAGCTCTGGGTATCGATGTCGATCAAGTAGTAGAGGAACAAAAGGCGGATACAGACTCCTTTgatcctttggtgaggagttcgGCACGTTCCAATCagggtgaggaagcatcttcacggcctcctcctcatcatcaagttgtagtgagtgatgatgatgatgagactcaacccccactTGACACTGGTCCTGGggacgacgacgacgatgatgatggtgatgaaggAGGGGACAGAGGCACCGACACTAGTATAGGTGGTACTAGTAGGGGTGGGGGTGGCAGTGGTGGGGGGTACACGACGGCTCAGAGCCAACGATCCGTTGGCCAGTTCACTGAGGAGCAGagctttgaccatgccactcaggaCGGGGATCATGGATCTCGTCCACCATCCAGGGCGAGAGCATCAGAGCCCAGATATATGTTCGAACGTCGTTCGAAGAAGAAAGCCGGACGCGCCGCGGCTGATGCTCTCACACGCAgcttgtcatctatggacataagTTCAGATCAGGGGAGCTCCACCTCTGTCCCACCTTATGCTTATGGGGGATATCACGGGTATGACCATGACAGCTGTGACATTCAGTCATGCTCATCTACCCATGGGTACAGGCAGCCGGAagatagttcttcgagtcatGACCCTTTGACAGGAGGATATTCGGGGAACCCATATGACTGA